Below is a genomic region from Bacillus carboniphilus.
CGTTTAACGAGTTTAGCCCATATAACCCAAGGCACAACTAAAAAACCGGCTAATATCCACCATTCCCAAGTTAAAAACTCATTCTTTAGCCAATCATTTAATTCTAAAAGGTACAGTTTATCTTCAAAAAAACGTATTTCATTAGAATTTTCAAATATATTTTCTATTGATATCACCACTATATTTAAATTATTTGGTAACAAATATTTTTGAATTCAAACTTTTGGACCAACCTTGTTAGTATTACCTTATTTTAGTAATGAATTTCCATCGTAAATAAAAAAAACATGCTAGAAGGTGACCAAGTGTAATTTAACTTTTTAAAGTAAGAGCATTTCTTTGTAATGAGAAATGCTTTTTATTTTTGTAAAAGCATATTTAAATAACAATAATAACACTATAAAAAACGATACTAATTTATTGTAAAACAATAAATTATGTGTTAAATTCGTATTGTGTTTTAAATGAATGTTAAACGAGGTTCTACCACTTTCTTAAAGTTCATTATTTTTCTGGTTGGAATTGCTGTGCTTGCTGTGTGTATATATTTTTTGCCTGAAGCAGCCAGAAGAGATGCCATAGAGCGCCCAGGTGATTATTCGCTATATCCACTTTTGGTATGTGCATATAGAATATGTATTACGTTTTCTGTGGCGTTGTATCAAATATGTAAACTTTTAACCTGTATCGAAAAGCATAATGCTTTCTCTGAGTTATCTCTTCAATCTTTAAAGGTAATTAAAAAGTGCACTTTTACTGTCATTTTCTTCGTTTTTTTAGCAATAGTTTATTTAAGGGTGCATGCTCAATTCACAGGTGATGATGCAGCAGGTCCAATATCTCTAGGTCTAATGGGCATCTTGGCAACAAGTATTATCGCAGCCATTGTGGACGTGCTTCAAAAACCTATAAAGAATGTCTTGGATTCACAGCCATAAAAAAGTGCCTGACCCTCAGCACGTTAATCCGTTAACGTATTGAGGGTCAGGCACCAAATTTCCATTAGTATGCCATTATTATGCAATCATTACCTTTGTTAATGAAAAAAAGTGCCATACCTTCGATACGCTAACACATCGGGGGGCAGGCACGAAAAATAAGCCAGTGGGACAGAGGTTCCTGTCCCCTCTGTCCCTACTTATTCTTCAGCACCTCGGCGAGTTCATATAAGGATTGGTGATGTTTAATTTGATATTCCCGCCCTACCTTTTCCAAGTATCCTTTTTCACAGAATTGTGTCAGTACATGCAATAAGTGACGGTAGGATACACCTAAGAAATCACAAACCGTAACGTGTTTCTCCTTATAAACCCCATGATCGGCCGTTTGCAAAATAAAATCCGCAAGCCGGTTTTCAAGCGGAAAAGCGAGACTTTGTGAATACTTCGCTGCCATGATGGTTGCTTTTACACTTAAAAACTTGGTTAATTCTCTTAGAAATTTGGTATCCTCAAGCAATCGGTTGCGATAGTAACGAATAGGAAGAGCAAAACAAATGGTCTTCGTGGAGGCTTGAATCCCTTTTGTATAGTACACATCATTTAATAGTTCCATTTCTCCAATGTAGTCCTTTGCATTGATAAAATTAATTAAGGACACTTTCCCATTTTGATGGGTCACATAGATTTTGGCTTTCCCCTCCACCACGTAAAATAAATAATCCGGCCTCTTTCCTTCTTGAATGATCCAATCATCACGTTGATATTCATGTACTTCGATAAACTCCTCGACTGGAAAGGAAAACAAATGGGCAATCGAGTTCTCTTCCAGAAATAGCTTCTTTTTCTCACCTTTATAAATTTCCATTTTCCACCTCAAAATATGAGATATCTCATATTATTCATCTGTATCCCCATGATATCATGCAATCATTAGGAGGATACAGTATGAACGCACAACGCTGGATGAGCATACGATTTTTTAGTTTCTTTTTGACATGGGGCATTTTTCTACCCTATTGGTCTGGATGGTTAATTCATACAAAAGGGCTTTCAGTATCACAAGCTA
It encodes:
- a CDS encoding DUF2975 domain-containing protein, with protein sequence MNVKRGSTTFLKFIIFLVGIAVLAVCIYFLPEAARRDAIERPGDYSLYPLLVCAYRICITFSVALYQICKLLTCIEKHNAFSELSLQSLKVIKKCTFTVIFFVFLAIVYLRVHAQFTGDDAAGPISLGLMGILATSIIAAIVDVLQKPIKNVLDSQP
- the yeiL gene encoding transcriptional regulator YeiL, with the translated sequence MEIYKGEKKKLFLEENSIAHLFSFPVEEFIEVHEYQRDDWIIQEGKRPDYLFYVVEGKAKIYVTHQNGKVSLINFINAKDYIGEMELLNDVYYTKGIQASTKTICFALPIRYYRNRLLEDTKFLRELTKFLSVKATIMAAKYSQSLAFPLENRLADFILQTADHGVYKEKHVTVCDFLGVSYRHLLHVLTQFCEKGYLEKVGREYQIKHHQSLYELAEVLKNK